In Castanea sativa cultivar Marrone di Chiusa Pesio chromosome 6, ASM4071231v1, a single window of DNA contains:
- the LOC142638844 gene encoding LOB domain-containing protein 1-like, with protein sequence MGFQMVAQGRAHQPCAACRMLRRKCESDCLLEPYFPAEEAEKFAGVHKVFGASNVIKMIQMVDETRREDAVKAIVYEATARLRDPVYGSAGAIFHLQKMVQELKVQLESISARVLESQAQRDELLGLLRNVNHLDRLVHPTNAPVVDEGSFMLDDAVLMAYDPVKFPAECDWFLLEE encoded by the exons atgggTTTCCAAATGGTAGCACAAGGCAGGGCTCACCAACCGTGCGCTGCTTGTAGGATGCTACGCCGGAAATGTGAGAGTGATTGCTTGCTTGAGCCATACTTTCCAGCTGAAGAGGCTGAGAAGTTTGCTGGCGTGCATAAAGTATTTGGTGCCAGCAATGTCATCAAAATGATTCAG atggtggatgagacaaggaGGGAGGATGCTGTTAAAGCCATAGTCTATGAAGCAACAGCAAGGCTCAGAGACCCTGTGTATGGCAGTGCTGGAGCTATTTTCCATTTGCAAAAGATGGTTCAGGAACTCAAGGTGCAATTGGAATCTATAAGTGCTCGAGTTCTGGAGTCACAAGCACAAAGAGACGAGCTTTTAGGACTTCTTAGGAATGTCAATCACCTCGATCGTCTTGTCCATCCCACTAATGCCCCAGTGGTTGATGAAGGCAGTTTTATGTTAGACGATGCTGTGTTAATGGCCTATGATCCTGTTAAATTTCCAGCAGAGTGTGACTGGTTTCTATTAGAAGAATAA